CGACCATAGCCGCGACCATTAAATAGACGACAAACTTCTGTACTTTTTTATTGCTCATTTGGCAAATCTCCTCACGTTATAGATACTTCCATTTTAACAGATTCCTTAAAATTCTCAAGATGTAGCGGATTTATATAGAAAACGTTACAATGGATTGAAAGGGGGGGCGTTCAAATGAATAAAGTGGATCATATCGGAATTGCCGTTAAAAATTTGAAAGATACCTTGCCATATTATACAGAAACACTAGGTTTGAAACTGCTTGGAATTGAAGAGGTTGAAAGTCAAAAAGTGAAAGTGGCGTTCATCGATGCGGGAAATTGTAAAATTGAGCTCCTTGAGCCGATCGGTGAAGAAGGCGCGATTGCAAAATTCCTTGAAAAACGCGGGGAAGGCATCCACCATATCGCAT
The genomic region above belongs to Sporosarcina sp. Marseille-Q4943 and contains:
- the mce gene encoding methylmalonyl-CoA epimerase; the protein is MNKVDHIGIAVKNLKDTLPYYTETLGLKLLGIEEVESQKVKVAFIDAGNCKIELLEPIGEEGAIAKFLEKRGEGIHHIAFGVTDIRTRMEELKKKGVQLLHDEPKPGAGGAEVAFMHPKSSFGVLYELCDKGEKLNGHL
- the prli42 gene encoding stressosome-associated protein Prli42, producing the protein MSNKKVQKFVVYLMVAAMVASSILFGLSMIL